One window of Mangrovibacterium diazotrophicum genomic DNA carries:
- a CDS encoding oligogalacturonate lyase family protein, which yields MKKYELFFLLIVLFLSACQNKELLVIETGSQTPMPESWIDQDTGHKITHLVDREGDNRSFYFHNNPFLPATAEVNEKMIFSGKVGDNSQLFAVDLKTKQAEQLTNKKGVSGEVLGTKTRSVYYQCGDSVFVTGVERKETRLIYVFPDSLRGHITTVNADETLLGGAISSPEEREIFRNNPKKSDYFNLIYEAKLERSLFTIDVETGELKKIFSDHAWLNHIQFSPIEPNLLMFCHEGPWHKVDRIWTIDITGGEPKLMHKRSMDMEIAGHEFFSPDGKRIWFDLQMPRSKTFFLSGADVETGDEKRYSLTRNEWSIHYTISPDQSLFAGDGGDPGQVAKAEDGMWIYLFYPEGDHFRSEKLVNMKHHDYKLEPNVHFSPDGKQVIFRANFEGHSDIYAVDLTK from the coding sequence ATGAAGAAGTATGAGCTATTCTTTTTATTAATTGTGTTGTTTCTATCAGCCTGTCAAAACAAAGAACTTTTAGTTATTGAAACCGGATCGCAAACTCCGATGCCAGAGTCCTGGATCGATCAGGATACCGGCCATAAAATAACGCATCTCGTTGATCGGGAAGGAGACAATCGAAGTTTCTATTTTCATAACAACCCGTTTTTACCGGCAACCGCCGAAGTCAACGAGAAAATGATCTTCTCCGGAAAAGTCGGTGACAACTCTCAACTGTTTGCCGTCGACCTGAAAACCAAACAGGCCGAACAACTCACCAATAAAAAGGGTGTTTCCGGTGAAGTTTTGGGGACAAAGACTCGCAGCGTTTATTACCAATGCGGCGACAGTGTTTTCGTGACTGGAGTTGAGCGTAAAGAAACCCGTTTGATTTATGTATTTCCCGATAGCCTCCGTGGGCACATCACCACTGTCAATGCCGACGAAACATTGCTTGGCGGAGCAATCAGTTCTCCTGAAGAACGCGAGATATTCCGCAACAACCCGAAAAAGAGCGATTATTTCAACCTGATCTACGAAGCCAAACTGGAGCGTTCTCTTTTTACAATCGACGTTGAAACCGGTGAGCTGAAAAAGATTTTCTCAGACCATGCCTGGCTCAATCATATCCAGTTTTCGCCAATCGAGCCGAATTTGCTGATGTTTTGTCACGAAGGTCCCTGGCACAAAGTAGACCGGATCTGGACAATCGACATCACTGGTGGTGAGCCGAAACTGATGCACAAACGCAGTATGGACATGGAAATAGCCGGGCACGAATTCTTCAGCCCTGATGGAAAACGAATCTGGTTCGACCTGCAAATGCCTCGTAGTAAAACATTCTTTTTAAGCGGAGCCGATGTAGAAACAGGTGATGAAAAGCGCTACAGCCTGACGCGCAACGAGTGGTCCATTCATTACACGATTTCGCCCGACCAAAGCCTGTTTGCCGGCGACGGCGGCGACCCGGGACAAGTAGCAAAAGCGGAAGATGGCATGTGGATCTACCTTTTCTATCCCGAGGGTGATCATTTTCGCTCCGAGAAACTGGTTAATATGAAGCACCACGACTACAAACTGGAGCCAAATGTTCATTTTTCACCCGATGGCAAACAAGTAATTTTCCGTGCCAATTTTGAAGGTCATTCCGATATTTATGCGGTTGACCTGACCAAATAA
- a CDS encoding glycosyl hydrolase, which translates to MKTRLMRYRQFFLPLVLAVVFLSSCHSPKKGPAPSWPSTTNETHPWTRWWWHGSAVNAKDLTDNMEQLHEAGFGGLEITPIYGVKGFEDQDLSFQSNEWMDMFEHTLQEGKRLDLGIDLANASGWPFGGRWIQADDACKYVAYKQYHVKRGRKLTEKVEFIQKPILRTVGTKLKLEDIKFPISSNTNLQEMALDQVRFQKPLPLQTLMAYSNQGDVIDLTDKVDANGQLDWTAPEGDWDLYAVFEGWHGKMVERAGKGGEGNVIDHFSEKAAKDFLAFYDSTATGHNLSGLRAFFNDSYEVDDANGEADWTPKFFDEFKTLRGYDLREDLPALFGKDSEEMNSRVMCDYRETISDLLLTRFTNVWADWAKSHNALIRNQAHGSPAAILDLYEASGIPETEGTDPMRIKMATSAGHVSGKPLIACEAATWLDDHFLATLSKSKQNFDRYLANGVNHIVYHGTPYSPINDPFPGWMFYAAVHYAPTNSWWPDLKSLNQYVTNSQSFLQHAAPDNDLLLYFPIYDAWSERGRSMLRHFGMHTEELTKELSQSLLSQGYTFDYISDRQIQTLSGEKDLIKAKGATYKTILIPTCEYIPLQSMKKLKALAEGGATIIFESKLPMDVPGVADLKERQKSYDELIASIEFQEENDMEVARVGNGFFICCSDISSMLKRRSVYPEEMASLGLWFSRVERLEGTAYFICNWTDKAIDQWVKIESSGEEAAWFNPMNRAIGKAEVKKLSDSQSEVYLQLQPGETLILQWYPYSFDLDNYPVYEQNENKTELAGEWTVSFIHGGPSLPPTFTTEKLQSWPEISDELKVFSGTAAYKTQFSKPSETAAGYRLDLGEVYQSAKVILNGEELQTLYGPSYSLVIPSEKLKDSNELEIRVSNLMANRMIEMDKEGGQYKKFYNTNFAAHERENRGADGLFTAASWEPLPSGLVGPISLTPLQTKTIN; encoded by the coding sequence ATGAAAACACGACTAATGCGATATCGACAATTCTTTTTACCGTTGGTATTGGCCGTAGTTTTTTTGAGCAGCTGCCACTCCCCGAAAAAAGGACCTGCTCCGAGCTGGCCCTCAACAACAAACGAAACCCACCCGTGGACCCGCTGGTGGTGGCACGGAAGCGCAGTGAATGCCAAAGATCTAACCGACAACATGGAACAACTGCACGAAGCCGGGTTCGGTGGACTGGAAATAACCCCCATCTATGGTGTGAAAGGTTTCGAAGATCAGGACTTGAGCTTCCAGTCTAACGAATGGATGGACATGTTCGAACATACCTTGCAGGAAGGAAAGCGACTGGACCTGGGAATCGACCTGGCCAACGCATCCGGCTGGCCCTTTGGTGGCCGCTGGATTCAAGCAGACGATGCCTGCAAATACGTCGCTTACAAACAATATCATGTAAAGCGCGGTCGTAAATTGACTGAAAAAGTTGAATTCATCCAGAAACCGATTTTACGTACTGTTGGAACCAAGTTGAAACTGGAAGACATTAAATTCCCGATCAGTAGCAACACCAACTTGCAGGAAATGGCACTTGACCAGGTTCGCTTCCAAAAGCCGCTTCCGCTGCAAACCCTCATGGCATACAGCAATCAGGGAGATGTTATCGACCTGACCGACAAAGTAGATGCCAACGGACAACTCGACTGGACAGCCCCCGAAGGAGATTGGGATTTGTATGCTGTTTTTGAAGGTTGGCATGGCAAAATGGTTGAACGCGCCGGCAAAGGCGGAGAAGGTAATGTGATTGACCATTTCTCAGAAAAAGCAGCCAAAGATTTTCTGGCTTTCTACGACTCAACAGCTACCGGGCACAATCTTTCCGGTTTGAGAGCCTTCTTCAACGATTCGTATGAAGTGGACGACGCTAACGGAGAGGCAGATTGGACACCAAAATTCTTTGATGAATTCAAGACCTTGCGTGGCTACGATTTACGCGAAGACTTGCCAGCACTGTTCGGCAAGGACTCGGAAGAAATGAATAGCCGCGTGATGTGTGACTACCGCGAAACAATATCCGATTTGCTGCTCACCCGTTTTACCAACGTTTGGGCCGATTGGGCAAAATCGCACAATGCACTGATCCGCAACCAGGCACACGGTTCACCTGCCGCCATTCTTGATTTGTATGAAGCCAGCGGAATTCCGGAAACAGAAGGTACCGACCCCATGCGCATCAAAATGGCAACCTCTGCCGGACACGTTAGCGGGAAACCGCTGATCGCCTGCGAAGCCGCAACCTGGCTCGACGATCACTTTTTAGCCACACTATCCAAGTCGAAACAAAACTTCGACCGCTACCTGGCCAACGGCGTCAACCACATCGTCTATCACGGAACACCCTATTCACCCATCAACGATCCGTTCCCCGGATGGATGTTCTACGCAGCGGTTCATTACGCACCCACAAACTCCTGGTGGCCCGATTTAAAAAGCCTCAACCAGTACGTCACCAACAGTCAGTCATTCCTGCAACACGCTGCCCCCGACAACGATCTGTTGCTGTACTTCCCGATCTACGATGCCTGGTCGGAACGCGGCAGAAGCATGCTTCGCCACTTCGGCATGCATACCGAAGAATTGACCAAAGAGCTAAGCCAATCGCTGCTGAGCCAAGGCTACACTTTCGATTATATTTCCGACCGCCAGATACAAACACTCTCCGGGGAAAAAGATTTAATCAAAGCGAAAGGGGCAACTTACAAAACGATATTGATCCCTACCTGTGAGTACATTCCACTGCAAAGCATGAAAAAATTGAAAGCACTGGCGGAAGGTGGTGCAACCATTATTTTTGAGAGCAAACTGCCTATGGATGTTCCAGGAGTTGCAGATCTCAAGGAACGCCAAAAATCCTACGATGAACTGATCGCCTCCATCGAATTCCAGGAAGAAAATGACATGGAAGTGGCCCGCGTTGGAAACGGATTCTTCATCTGCTGCTCGGATATTTCGTCCATGTTGAAACGCCGCTCGGTTTATCCGGAAGAGATGGCCTCACTCGGATTATGGTTCAGCCGTGTTGAACGCCTGGAAGGAACAGCCTATTTCATCTGCAACTGGACCGACAAAGCCATCGATCAATGGGTGAAAATCGAATCATCCGGCGAAGAAGCCGCCTGGTTCAACCCGATGAACCGTGCGATTGGCAAAGCAGAGGTGAAAAAATTATCGGACAGCCAATCGGAAGTCTATCTTCAGCTACAACCGGGCGAAACCTTGATTTTACAATGGTACCCCTACAGCTTCGATCTGGACAACTATCCGGTTTACGAGCAAAACGAGAATAAAACTGAATTGGCAGGAGAATGGACCGTTTCATTCATTCACGGAGGGCCAAGTCTACCGCCGACATTCACCACTGAAAAATTGCAATCATGGCCCGAGATTTCAGACGAGCTGAAAGTGTTCTCCGGAACAGCCGCCTATAAAACACAATTTTCAAAACCTTCAGAAACGGCCGCTGGCTACCGTTTGGATTTGGGAGAAGTGTACCAATCGGCTAAAGTTATCTTGAACGGTGAAGAGTTGCAGACACTTTACGGACCATCTTACAGCCTGGTCATTCCTTCTGAAAAACTGAAAGACAGCAACGAATTGGAAATCCGCGTGTCGAACCTCATGGCAAACCGCATGATTGAAATGGACAAAGAAGGCGGACAATACAAGAAATTTTACAATACCAATTTCGCGGCTCACGAGCGCGAAAACCGCGGTGCTGACGGGTTGTTTACTGCAGCATCCTGGGAACCGCTTCCTTCCGGATTAGTTGGCCCGATTTCACTAACACCATTGCAAACGAAAACCATA
- a CDS encoding bile acid:sodium symporter family protein, whose product MSTNFMSTVRKYLPDGFIAGILLMILLAKLIPGIGHDGSLIELSVLIKGGIALLFFFYGLKLSPEKLKNDLSNWRLHLLIQLITFLVFPLLLLLFYPIFKGSDREILWLAVFFLAALPSTVSSSVVMVSIAGGNIPSAIFNASISGVIGIVLTPAWMGLFLDQQAESFAFGEVIRDLVIQILIPVAIGLFMHRFWGNWANRNKSRISLFDKSVILAIVYRSFSDSFLNGIFSSIPMHSLLVLSICVIALFFTVFEGTKLLTKFMHFNREDQITVLFCGSKKSLVHGSVMVGVLFAGSTMGSLFLVPVMIYHAFQLFYISVVARRYNKELNPASI is encoded by the coding sequence ATGTCAACCAATTTCATGTCGACTGTTCGTAAATACCTCCCGGATGGGTTTATCGCCGGAATCCTGTTGATGATCCTGCTCGCCAAACTAATTCCGGGAATCGGGCACGACGGCAGTTTAATCGAGCTATCCGTGTTGATTAAAGGTGGAATTGCATTACTGTTCTTCTTTTATGGCTTGAAACTAAGTCCCGAAAAATTGAAGAACGACCTCAGCAACTGGCGACTGCACCTGCTCATCCAGTTGATTACCTTCCTGGTGTTCCCGCTATTGCTTTTACTGTTTTACCCTATATTTAAAGGAAGCGACCGGGAGATCCTTTGGTTGGCCGTCTTCTTTTTAGCTGCTTTGCCTAGCACCGTTTCATCATCAGTTGTTATGGTTTCCATTGCCGGGGGCAACATTCCAAGCGCCATTTTCAACGCCAGTATATCGGGTGTGATTGGCATTGTTTTAACGCCTGCCTGGATGGGCTTGTTCCTCGACCAGCAGGCCGAATCATTTGCATTCGGTGAAGTCATCCGCGACTTGGTGATCCAAATATTGATACCGGTTGCTATCGGGCTTTTTATGCACCGCTTTTGGGGCAATTGGGCAAACCGAAATAAAAGCCGAATTAGTTTATTCGACAAGTCGGTAATCCTGGCCATTGTGTACCGAAGCTTCAGTGATTCATTTCTGAACGGCATCTTTAGCAGCATCCCGATGCACTCATTACTGGTGCTGTCAATTTGCGTCATCGCCCTGTTCTTCACCGTTTTCGAAGGTACAAAACTGCTAACCAAGTTCATGCATTTCAATCGCGAGGATCAAATTACCGTTTTGTTTTGCGGATCGAAGAAATCGTTGGTACATGGATCTGTAATGGTTGGGGTACTATTCGCCGGAAGCACCATGGGCAGTCTTTTCCTGGTTCCGGTGATGATTTATCACGCTTTCCAACTCTTCTACATTAGCGTGGTCGCCCGCAGATACAACAAAGAGCTGAATCCGGCGAGCATCTAG
- a CDS encoding ABC transporter ATP-binding protein has translation MIKLNDIHKSYEMGSSKLHVLKGIDLDIHQGEFVSIMGSSGSGKSTLLNILGILDNYDQGSYHLGGKLISNMSEKKAAQLRNEMVGFVFQSFNLISFKNAMENVALPLYYKGVNRKKRNLMAMEYLDRLGLKPWAEHMPSEMSGGQKQRVAIARALISKPQIILADEPTGALDTSTSYEVMDILREINESGITVIIVTHEHDIAAMTQKIVRLKDGRIDEVILNGELADFRTRYSKEMQPA, from the coding sequence ATGATTAAACTAAACGACATTCACAAATCGTACGAGATGGGGAGCAGCAAGCTGCATGTTTTGAAAGGCATTGACCTGGACATCCATCAAGGCGAATTTGTTTCTATTATGGGCTCATCCGGCTCAGGAAAATCAACCCTCTTAAATATTTTAGGGATTCTGGACAACTACGACCAGGGAAGCTACCATTTGGGTGGTAAGCTGATTTCGAACATGAGCGAGAAAAAGGCCGCCCAGCTTCGGAATGAAATGGTTGGCTTTGTGTTTCAGTCGTTTAATTTGATTTCTTTCAAAAATGCCATGGAGAATGTGGCACTGCCGCTTTATTATAAAGGTGTGAACCGAAAAAAACGTAACCTCATGGCCATGGAATACCTGGATCGTTTGGGCTTGAAACCCTGGGCTGAGCACATGCCGAGCGAGATGTCGGGTGGGCAAAAACAGCGTGTGGCAATAGCCCGTGCACTGATCTCGAAACCGCAGATTATTTTGGCTGATGAGCCAACCGGTGCGCTGGATACGTCTACTTCGTATGAGGTGATGGACATTCTGCGCGAGATCAACGAGTCCGGAATCACCGTGATTATTGTGACCCACGAACACGACATTGCTGCGATGACGCAAAAGATCGTTCGCCTGAAAGATGGTCGGATTGACGAGGTGATTCTGAACGGAGAGCTTGCTGATTTCCGTACCCGCTATTCAAAAGAAATGCAACCTGCCTAA
- a CDS encoding response regulator transcription factor, with product MSTSNTIRISISYDQQIVAEGIAAVLLKDKRFEICGLKPNKRDQLTNGSLTIDFWILEFCNMSACQIEHIRQIRKANPGLKILVVTSPLLRSAMVTLMQLINGLVIRSCSSDKLLTAIYEIEETGKYLSPKAVRALFEENGDGNLVKSELTSREKEILSAWLTCRDNAEISDRLNISGTTVRTHLKNIREKFGCANQIQMMTYACKENLLSENFKPICPNCRCYCYSTPN from the coding sequence ATGTCAACGAGCAATACAATCCGAATTTCAATTTCCTACGATCAGCAGATTGTTGCCGAAGGAATTGCTGCAGTTCTTTTAAAAGACAAACGTTTTGAGATTTGTGGTTTGAAACCAAACAAACGCGACCAACTGACTAATGGGAGTTTGACTATCGATTTCTGGATTCTGGAGTTTTGTAATATGTCGGCCTGTCAAATTGAACATATTCGTCAAATTCGAAAGGCGAATCCCGGATTGAAAATTTTGGTGGTCACAAGTCCTTTATTGCGCAGCGCGATGGTAACACTAATGCAACTCATCAATGGTTTGGTGATTCGAAGTTGCTCGTCGGATAAACTGCTCACGGCGATTTACGAAATTGAAGAGACCGGTAAATATTTATCACCGAAAGCTGTTCGTGCGCTTTTTGAAGAAAACGGTGACGGAAATTTGGTGAAAAGCGAATTGACATCAAGAGAAAAAGAGATTCTTTCGGCTTGGCTGACTTGTCGCGATAATGCTGAAATCTCGGATAGGTTGAATATTAGCGGTACTACCGTTAGAACCCACCTCAAAAATATCCGTGAAAAGTTTGGCTGTGCCAACCAGATTCAGATGATGACCTATGCCTGTAAAGAAAACCTGCTCTCGGAAAACTTCAAACCCATCTGCCCGAATTGCCGCTGCTATTGTTACTCGACGCCCAACTAG
- a CDS encoding hybrid sensor histidine kinase/response regulator transcription factor, whose translation MKSCLLAILVCLSFCSAAQVHLAFEHLSIENGLANNSVRNILQDKDGYLWFGTLNGLSRYDGQRFENFFYTPNDPYSIANNKIRELFQDEAGFIWVTTYDDLAHRYDPRTEEFVNFPSALGDEFADCTIHFVYESSPGVVWMYLSDRGCVRITESENSSELKWQWINQTNLLPTNSLNVMQKSERGGLWIGTYDGLCYLPDDKIDPTNSAAAKTYIPGQNISVTSLYENGDTCWIGCQSGEFYELVNDSLKLIWKSNHSNASFNQFSFIRESRDGTIYGGTRNGLLRYNPKTGETKHLTARNSELTTNYITGCFQDYEDNFWLITNLRGIVRFEPSKTKFTHFPLSPEIRQSIVEGEKQIFVEDQNKNLWVGIYGGGISRFDRETETFKQYLHEENNPGSLSSNLILSLFEDHSGNLWVGTYKRGIDKINLQQNHFNNRTNDFDRKPDFLSEIRAVFEDSRKWIWTGNKRGDVVVYNQNFDILFNLNKVLGDQQILAGIYCFEEDRFGNIWIGTKGSGIIVLTNLPLRGSNLRNKPEIIRYGRYEDGNSISRNDVFDLHMDYKGQMWVAMYHGGINVIRYPMQEKQEILRYLQNSNDKYSITDNRVRCFLEDTNHNMWIGTANGLNFLSHEYLENDNKKFIPLLQDGGPESVSYNDIISIFEDSNKDIWIGTYGGGISLLKENKDDRKFKFRSITTNDGLSSDLVLGFTEDWEHNLWISTDFGLDKINLPTREIESFYESDGLTENSFSEGKGTFSSNGCVVFGHLSGFLWFNPTQIKKQERVVPVVLTNLQINNQNNKDVLYQARESINNASKPIKLKYNQNFVTFEFAALDFKAPSKIQYEFKLDNFEQNWNKSGNLNKAIYRELQPGNYLFRLRASNSDGLWVNPELQIPVTIKPPPWRTNWAYLLYLLVAATIFYLARKFTLERIKLKHEVEFEKQLADDKLKFYTSISHEFKTPLALILGPVEDLLADKNLPLNVSRPLRMVKRNTRRLLELIEQLMDFRKIQKGFLKNEYSPGNLIYFLTEIVHAFQPLAEKKSINFIFNPGIDRLDVSLDFKSLEKVVFNLLSNAFKHTGENQRVELKLTVDEKAQKVKIAVEDEGEGIREQDIPHLFERFTFGKRSRWKDESSTGIGLSLTKELVELMDGDIRVESKIGQGSCFAVTIPYVETTAPADYSRELEYTAQFISTEEEPETEPKEHTNGKAILKKQTILVVEDNPDLRSWLTTQLGKKFNVLQAENGRIGLEVAKTEDPELIVCDIMMPEMDGIEMTGILKNEFHTSHIPIVLLTAKSLEEHKIEGIEIGADDYITKPFNMIYLQKRIENILKQRKQLRERFSRDVNAEPEELSPSTADQEFMNKVVALIEEHMTDPEFSIDNLLPHFNFGRTVFYKKMKGISGYSPKDFVRIIRMKKAGKLLADSSVTVSEVAFEVGFSDANYFSRQFKKHFGENPSDFQKKQKIAEDAE comes from the coding sequence ATGAAAAGCTGTTTGCTTGCCATATTAGTTTGTCTTTCGTTTTGCTCCGCTGCCCAGGTGCACTTGGCTTTCGAACACCTGAGCATTGAAAACGGATTGGCGAACAATTCCGTCCGAAACATCCTACAGGACAAAGATGGCTATCTTTGGTTTGGAACGTTAAACGGACTGAGCCGATACGATGGACAACGCTTCGAGAACTTCTTTTACACCCCCAATGATCCCTACTCGATTGCAAACAACAAAATTCGGGAACTTTTTCAGGATGAAGCCGGCTTTATTTGGGTGACAACCTACGATGATCTGGCACACCGTTACGATCCGCGGACAGAAGAGTTTGTGAACTTTCCGTCAGCTTTGGGCGACGAGTTTGCAGATTGTACGATTCACTTTGTATATGAAAGTTCACCGGGTGTGGTTTGGATGTATCTTTCGGATCGCGGATGCGTGAGAATAACGGAGTCTGAAAACTCGTCTGAACTCAAGTGGCAGTGGATCAACCAAACGAATTTGTTGCCGACCAATAGCCTCAACGTTATGCAAAAATCGGAGCGCGGCGGCCTGTGGATTGGCACCTACGACGGTTTGTGCTACCTGCCTGACGATAAAATTGATCCGACAAACAGTGCTGCCGCCAAAACCTATATTCCCGGACAAAACATCAGCGTCACCAGTTTGTACGAAAACGGTGACACTTGCTGGATTGGCTGCCAAAGCGGTGAATTTTACGAACTGGTCAACGATAGCCTAAAACTGATTTGGAAGAGCAACCACTCCAATGCTTCGTTCAACCAGTTTTCATTTATTCGCGAGTCAAGAGACGGCACTATTTATGGTGGAACCCGAAACGGGCTTCTTCGATACAACCCAAAAACCGGAGAGACAAAACACCTGACCGCCCGAAACTCGGAGCTGACAACCAATTATATTACCGGTTGCTTTCAAGATTACGAGGATAACTTTTGGCTGATCACCAACCTGCGTGGTATTGTTCGGTTTGAGCCCTCAAAAACAAAATTCACCCACTTCCCGCTCAGTCCTGAAATCCGGCAGTCGATTGTTGAAGGCGAAAAACAAATTTTTGTTGAAGATCAGAACAAGAATCTTTGGGTAGGTATTTACGGAGGAGGTATTTCCCGTTTCGACCGGGAAACAGAAACCTTCAAACAATACCTGCACGAAGAAAATAACCCGGGTAGTCTGTCGTCCAACCTGATTCTTTCGCTGTTTGAAGATCATTCGGGAAATTTGTGGGTGGGAACCTACAAGCGGGGGATCGACAAAATCAATCTTCAGCAAAACCATTTTAACAACCGGACAAACGATTTCGACCGGAAACCGGATTTCCTGAGTGAGATCAGGGCCGTTTTCGAAGATTCGCGAAAATGGATATGGACTGGCAATAAACGGGGCGACGTCGTTGTGTACAACCAAAATTTCGATATCCTTTTCAACCTGAACAAGGTGCTTGGAGACCAGCAAATCCTGGCTGGTATTTATTGTTTTGAGGAAGACCGCTTTGGTAATATCTGGATTGGTACCAAAGGCAGCGGAATTATAGTGCTCACGAACCTTCCGCTTCGGGGCAGCAACCTGCGCAACAAGCCGGAAATAATCCGTTACGGGCGCTATGAAGATGGCAACAGCATCTCGCGAAACGATGTTTTCGATTTGCACATGGACTACAAAGGCCAAATGTGGGTGGCCATGTATCATGGGGGCATTAATGTCATCCGCTACCCCATGCAGGAAAAACAGGAAATACTGCGTTATCTGCAAAACTCCAACGATAAATATTCGATCACCGATAATCGCGTGCGTTGTTTTCTGGAAGACACTAACCACAACATGTGGATCGGGACTGCCAACGGGCTGAACTTTTTAAGCCACGAATACCTGGAAAACGACAACAAAAAATTCATCCCGCTTCTGCAGGATGGTGGCCCGGAAAGTGTTTCCTACAACGACATCATATCCATTTTTGAAGACTCGAACAAAGACATCTGGATTGGCACGTACGGCGGAGGAATCAGCCTTCTGAAGGAGAACAAGGACGACCGTAAATTCAAGTTTCGGTCCATCACCACCAACGACGGTTTATCGAGTGACCTGGTTCTGGGCTTCACCGAGGATTGGGAGCACAACCTTTGGATTAGTACCGACTTCGGACTGGACAAAATAAACCTCCCAACCCGCGAAATTGAAAGTTTCTACGAGTCGGACGGGCTGACTGAAAATTCATTCTCGGAAGGAAAAGGAACATTCTCGTCAAACGGATGCGTGGTCTTTGGACACTTGTCCGGCTTCCTGTGGTTTAACCCAACGCAAATCAAAAAGCAGGAACGGGTGGTTCCGGTTGTTTTAACCAATCTCCAGATAAACAACCAAAATAACAAAGATGTGCTTTACCAGGCTCGGGAGTCAATCAACAACGCCTCGAAACCAATAAAACTGAAGTACAACCAAAACTTTGTTACGTTCGAGTTTGCGGCACTCGATTTTAAAGCGCCATCCAAAATTCAATACGAATTCAAACTCGACAATTTCGAACAAAACTGGAACAAAAGCGGTAACCTGAACAAAGCAATCTACCGGGAACTTCAACCCGGAAATTACCTGTTCCGTTTGCGGGCTAGTAACAGCGACGGGCTTTGGGTCAATCCCGAATTGCAGATTCCGGTCACTATCAAACCACCGCCATGGCGGACGAACTGGGCCTATTTGCTCTACCTTTTGGTTGCCGCCACCATTTTCTACCTGGCCCGAAAATTCACGCTCGAACGCATCAAACTGAAACACGAGGTTGAATTTGAAAAACAACTGGCCGACGATAAGCTGAAATTTTACACCAGTATTTCGCACGAGTTCAAAACGCCATTGGCATTGATTCTTGGACCAGTAGAAGATTTGCTGGCTGATAAAAATCTGCCCTTGAACGTGTCGCGACCGTTACGGATGGTCAAACGAAACACCCGTCGTTTACTGGAACTAATTGAGCAGCTGATGGATTTCCGCAAAATCCAGAAGGGATTTCTTAAAAATGAGTACAGCCCCGGAAACCTGATCTATTTCCTTACGGAGATCGTTCACGCTTTCCAGCCACTCGCTGAGAAAAAGAGCATTAATTTCATTTTCAATCCGGGAATTGACAGGCTGGATGTCAGCCTCGATTTCAAATCGCTCGAGAAAGTTGTCTTCAACCTTTTGTCCAACGCTTTCAAACACACCGGCGAAAATCAGCGGGTTGAACTGAAACTGACGGTTGACGAAAAAGCTCAGAAGGTCAAAATTGCTGTAGAAGACGAAGGCGAAGGAATTCGCGAACAAGATATTCCGCATTTGTTCGAGCGCTTCACCTTCGGAAAACGTTCGCGCTGGAAAGACGAATCGAGCACAGGCATTGGCTTGTCGCTTACCAAAGAGCTTGTCGAACTGATGGACGGCGACATTCGTGTGGAAAGCAAGATCGGCCAGGGAAGCTGCTTTGCGGTAACAATTCCATACGTAGAAACAACAGCTCCCGCTGATTATTCAAGGGAACTGGAATACACCGCGCAATTTATTTCCACGGAAGAAGAACCGGAAACAGAGCCCAAAGAACACACCAACGGTAAAGCCATTCTGAAGAAACAGACCATTTTGGTTGTCGAAGACAATCCGGATCTGCGAAGCTGGCTGACAACACAGCTAGGTAAAAAATTCAATGTTTTGCAGGCTGAAAATGGGCGCATTGGTTTGGAAGTTGCCAAAACAGAAGATCCGGAACTGATTGTATGTGACATCATGATGCCTGAAATGGATGGAATTGAGATGACCGGCATTTTGAAAAATGAGTTCCACACTAGCCATATCCCAATTGTATTACTCACCGCGAAATCGCTGGAAGAACACAAAATTGAAGGAATCGAGATCGGTGCCGACGACTACATTACGAAACCCTTCAACATGATTTACCTGCAGAAGCGAATTGAAAACATCTTAAAACAACGCAAGCAGCTTCGCGAACGTTTCAGCCGCGACGTAAATGCAGAACCTGAGGAACTAAGTCCATCAACGGCCGATCAGGAATTTATGAATAAAGTGGTTGCCCTGATAGAGGAACACATGACTGACCCGGAATTCTCTATTGACAACCTGCTCCCTCATTTCAATTTCGGGCGCACCGTATTTTATAAAAAAATGAAAGGAATTTCGGGCTATTCACCCAAAGACTTTGTTCGAATTATCCGAATGAAGAAAGCCGGCAAGTTGTTAGCTGATTCATCCGTCACCGTAAGCGAAGTTGCTTTCGAAGTTGGCTTCAGCGATGCAAATTATTTCAGCCGCCAGTTCAAAAAGCACTTCGGCGAAAACCCATCCGATTTTCAGAAAAAACAAAAAATAGCGGAAGACGCTGAGTAA